AACTCACAATAAACAGTTTACTTGTTTATTTAATGACGAGACATTAAAGggtaaaaaactgaaaaaacaaataaaaacaacaatcaCAATATGCTCGGTACAAAATAGATgaataaatttcacaataaatTTCGCAATTACAGATTTAGATTTGACAACATTTTGCATTCGAATTTCCTCTTCACCATGATCACAACGAAAAAATAGTAAACATTAGAAAATTTCACTGAAACATTTCTGAATTTAAGCAGAGCATACATTCACACAATATTATGATAAACTTACTCCATGGGGCCACAAAATCAAGTTGCAATTGAGCAATAACATAGGACGACCGAGTCGTGAGCCACCAGGCTGACGTTGGCTAAAcgtaaacaaaacataaaacatgaAACCGTCCCGAAACGGCACAAAATGTTCCGGAAAGTGTCAGCACACTCCCCGCCTGACGCCAGTCACTACATAATCACTTCATAATAACAAAAGTCTAACGGTGTGGCACTAAAAGAACTACTTCTGTAACTGGTCGTACGTAATGGACAAGCTGTCCGCCTCTGCTTGTGCGAACTTCTATCTTGCGGACCTTGCTGTCGTCATCAGGAAATGTTCGATTGATAACACCCATACTCCAATCGTTGCGATGAGCTTCTTTCTCTCGAAGAAGAACAACATCATCAATCCGTAGATTGTCCTTAGAATCTGTCCACTTTCGTCGTTGCTGGAGAAGTTGGAGATACTCATTGTGCCAGCGCTTCCAAAACTGCTGAGCAAGGACTTGTACCTGTTTCCAGCTAGACACATACATGTCTCTTACATCAAGTTCATGAAACGGTGGAAGATCAGCTTCTGTCTTCTGAGTTAGCAGCATATTCGGGGTAAGTATTAATGGATTGCTAGGGTCAGTGGAAACAGGAACCAATGGTCGGTTGTTGAGTATTGCTGTAACCTCTGCCATCAACGTTACAAGGACATCATGGGTAAGTTGGCGCTTAGGTTGCTTCAGGAGAATGGCATCTAAAATTCGTCTAGCAAGTCCAATAACTCTTTCCCATACACCACCCATATGGGAAGAGTATGGAGTGTTAAATATCCAACAGCAACCATTTTTGCTCAAGAACTTCCTGAGGGGTTGGTCCTCTACATTCACAGCATCAATACCCAATGCATCCGTGCTTCCGACAAAGTTTGTGCCCCTATCAGACCTAAACTCTGCAACTTTTCCCCGAATAGATATGAATCGGCGAAGGGCATTGATAAAGGCCGAGGACGACATATCTTCCACCACTTCAATATGGGAAGCTCTGGAAGAGAGGCATGTGAACATTATATCCCACCGCTTGCTATTTGCACTTCCTCCACGCGTCTTCCGGGTCACTATCTCCCAGTGACCAAACATGTCAACACCCACATAGGTAAATGGTGGAGACTGTCTAACTCGGACAGATGGCAGGTCTGCCATTTTCTGTTGTTCTAATCGTCCACGCAACTTGCGGCATGTAACGCAGTTAAAGATGACAGAGGACACTAGCTTCTTGCAACCGACAATCCAGTAACCCGCACTTCGTACTGCTCCTTCTGTATAGTGCCTTCCCTGATGATGTACCAAGTCATGATGATGGCTAATGAGGAGTCTACCTATGTGCGAACGAGGGATGATGCAGGGGTTCTTAAGGTTATGTTCTATGTCAGCAGCTTGCAGTCGTCCACCCACTCGCAGAATGGAATCATCATCTAGGTAAGGGTCGAGGTTGATAATAGAACTGTCCTTTGAAATGGTCCTTCCAGATTGAAAACATGATATTTCCTGATGAAAGGTCTCCTGCTGAATTGTCCGAACAATGAACACTTCTGCAAACCGACGGAAACTTGAGGAAAATCTATCACTCTCAACTCCATGCTTCTTCAATATTCTATATCTTAGTGCGCTCAAGGCATTGACCAATGAGTTCCATGTTGAAAATCTATCAAATCGTTCTACTCCAAATGGCTTCTTTGTAACAGTCTTTAAGCTTGATAGTTGTGGTCTTACATTACTATCATTCTCAGCATCCACTAAAGGAAACACTTCATTGCAGTCTTGAGTCTTAAGGAGACTGTCAGGTCCCTTAATCCACTTACTTCCTTGGAGATCTCTTGCAGCAATTGATCTTGATCCAATATCTGCTGGATTCTTTTCTGACTGCACATAAGACCAATGATTGGCTGGAGCAACCTTAAGTATCTTCTGTACTCTGTTAGACACATAGGTATAAAACCTTCTTGAAGTATTGTAAAGGTAACCTAACACTATGCGACTGTCGGAGTAGAACTGAGTATGGTCCACTTTGTGGTCTAAGTTGTCTGTCACAATGGTAGCAATTTCACTTGCAAGTACAGCTGCACAAAGTTCCAGTCGGGGAACTGTGTGTCCATGTGTAGGTGCCAACTTCGATTTTCCAAGCAAGAATCCAGTTTCTGCATGTTCCGTGTACAGTACTTTTAGATAGGCAACCGCAGAGATGGCCAACTCGGAGGCATCACAAAATACATGAACTTCTACTCTAGAAGAGTTTTGCAAACCTGAAGACGTGTAAGATCGAGGAACACTAATATGAGATAAATCTTGAAGTGAATCACACCAATTTCTCCATTCATTCTCAAACTCAGTAAGAGGATCATCCCAATCAGATGACAAATCCAAGGCCTTACGAAACAGCATTTTTCCTCTGAGTGTCACAGGACCGATGAATCCAAAGGGATCATAGAGACTGTTTAACGTGGACAGCATACCACGTTTCGTGAAGGGTTTGGACTCCATAGTCACATCTACCTTAAAGGAATCCGCCTGTAAGTCCCAAGTAAGTCCTAGACTTTTCTGTAAGGGTGCCTCATCTAGTCTCAAGTCAATGCACTTCAAGTCCTTGGCTCTTACTTCTTCTTCAAATGCACTCATTACTTCTTGAGAATTGGAGGCTACTTTGTGTAATCTCAACTTCCCGCCTTCCATCAATGCCTTCTGAGTCTTCTTGATGAGCTCAACAGTTTGCTTATCATGCGGCATTGACACCAACAAATCATCAACATAGAAGTTTCTCTGTACTATTTCTCTGATTTCAGGATCCGGATGGTCAGCAACAGATTGTCTCAAGCCATATGTCGCAACAGAAGGCGAGGGCGTGTTACCGAAAACATGCACCGTCATTCTATATTCGATAAGTCTATCCGATGGGTCATTGTTCCTGTACCATAGGAAGCGCAAGTAATTTCTATGTTCTCTGGACACACggaaacaataaaacatttgttCAATGTCCGCCATTAGTGCAGTTCTCTCCTTGCGAAAACGAAGAAGCACACCGAGTAGGTTATTGGTTAAGTCTGGTCCTGAGAGCAGCACCGAGTTCAACGAAATTCCCTCATACGAGGCAGAAGAGTCAAAGACCATTCTAATTTTGTTTGGCTTCTTTGGGTGGTAAATGGCAAATATTGGCAAATACCAACACTCATCGTCTGATTCTAAAGATGGGGCTACTTCGGCATGCCCTTTAGACAATATCCCTTCCATAAAGGTTAGGGCATGGTCCATTTTGGTAGGATTCTTCCTAAGATTGGTGTCGAGAGATCTGGCTCTCTTGATAGCTTGAGAATAATTGTTTGGAAGTCTGGGTCGTCCAGGCTTAAACGGCAGGGGAGCCGTCCATTCCCCTAAAGAGTTGCGATGGAACTTACTTTCCATGATTCCTAGGAATATATTATCTTCCTGTGAAGGCCCTGGCTTATCATCATTTGGTGTTCTTTCAAATATGGAAGACATATCATCTTCGTCAACAGGAGGAGCCTTAACTGTGAGTGAGCTGTTACAAGGCAACAAGATAGAAGGTCTCCCATCATTATGAAGGTATACCTTGTTAACTGATATTGTCGCAGGTAAATGAGCCTTGTTCAAGCATGTCTCACCTATGATTGTCCAACCTAGACTCAACTTCTGAGCATATGGAGCATCATGGCTGATTCTCTGATCGAGAACATGATGTGCTATGATCATATCCCGTCCAATAAGAAGCAGTATCTTTGCTTGAGGGTCTAGCTCCGGAATGTGACTAGCAATGTTTGCAAGATGTGGGAATCGTTTAGCTATATCAGGTGTTGCTATCTCATTACGATTATCCGGAACGGCGTCACACTCTATGACAGGCGGTAATTGATGAGTTGTACTGTCATCCAATGATGTAACTAAAAGGTTTTTGGCAACCCTGCTGGTCATGTTCCTGACACCAGAACATGTTTCTAATTTAAAGTTCTTTGTCTCAGTCTTGATTCCGAGCAAGTCAAACAATTCACTCTTTGCTAGGGAGCAATTACTTTGGTCGTCAATCAAGGCATATGTTCGCACAAAATTGTCTGGATTTTCTCTATCATACACCTTGACAAGAATTGTCTTGGAACATGATTTACCTCCAGGAATAACACCGCAAATCTGGGCGCACTTGTTGTTGACAGTTTTCTTGGTCTCTGAATTCTCCTTTTGCTCCCCGCCTTGAGGTCTGCCATAATCAATGTGTAATGCTGAAGGATGCGAGTTACTAGCACATACAGAACATGCCACTTTCTCATAACAGTTCTTAGAAAAATGTTCTGCTGAATTGCAACACTTGAAGCAAATTCCGTGTTTCACTAACACGTCTGTGCGTTCCTTCATGGGTTTTGTGCGAAAGGTTCTACACTTGTTTAAGGCATGAAAGTCATTAGGATGAATAGGGCATCTTTTAGATGGGTCTAAGCTTTCCTTTCTTCTCTCTCTACTGTCAACCTCTACATCTGTCTTTCGATTTATTACCGGTACCCTGCGTTGAATGTTTTCCTTATTTCTTTCCCGTACACAAAGTCCAGGGTCATTTCTTATCTGACTCATTTCAACGATGAATTCCACAAAAAACTTGAATGGAGGATGTGGTAGTCCACTGTGTCTCTTATAGGCTGCAGCTCTTGTAATCCACTTCTCTTGAAGGTTCATCGGTAACTTTTTCACAACAGGTAGGATTCCACTGGATGAGTCGAAGTACGACAAAAGAGTTGCATAGGTAGGATCCTCTTTAATTGCAGCAATTTCTGTTAGCAGATCCGCTAAGTCATAAAGCTTTTTGCCATCATTAATAGAAACCAATGGAAATCTGTCTAGTTTTGATTTCAAGGCTGCTTCTACAAGTTCTGGACTGCCATAACGTTCTTGTAGACGTTGCCATATCAAATCAACTGCCTTCTCAGGATCCTTTGGATTAGCTGTTCTCATTGTCATGGCAAATTTTTTAGACTGTCCCCAGCCACTTAATGAGAAGATCCAACTCTTCGCCAGGTGAAGCTTGTAGTTCTCGAAGAATTCCTTGGAAGCTGGTTTTCCAAGCTGTAAATGCTTCTGGTTGATCAGTGAAGGACATAAACCTTGAGGTAAGTAGATCCTTTTTAAGCAAAAATGAGGTAAAGTCAGCTACGTTAGGATTTGGTTGAGCTGTTTCCTTGGCATCTGAGGTTCAGGGGATTTTACCTTAGGCCCATGCTCATAGGGAGTTGAAATGAACTTAGGTGGTGGTAACTGCGCAAAGGTTGCTGATGACTGACCCTCTAATGATGACAGGAAATGGGACATAATATCCTCCTTTGGCATTTGGGAATGATGCTCTTCCTTCAGTACTGCATGAAAATCTAATGGCTCTATATGGTCTCTTGCAGCTTTCATTTCTGCCTCTGCCACAGCGGTTTCCTTTTCCTGTTTAAGTAGACGCAAGTCCATTTCGAGCtgagattttcttttttctaaggtcagttcatgttttaaaaattctaggCGAGTCTTTTGTTTCTCAAcgtttatttcctttttaagaAGAATAGCTGATCGGCTCTGTGATGATGTTGACTTCTTGCTGCTGCGACTAGTATACGTGGATTCCGAAGCCATCCGTTGGGAAATATCATCTGCGGTCTGAAGAATGCGATCAGCAATAGCTGCCAGGAACCGATCCACAACACCCTTCCTCTTAGAAAATACTTCAAGGTGTCTTGATCTTTCGGCTGAACTTTCTGCAGTGTTTGTTCTGATCAGGAATTCCACCAAATTATCAGACGACGCCACAAATTCCTGACGGAGACATGAAACATCATCTTGATATCGCTGCATCACATGTGGTTCAATATCTGTGGCCTTCGagttaaattcaaaaatttctGTTTCAATATCTTTCCATATGCGATCAAATGCAGTTGTCAATTTTTGTACACAAGATTCGTATAAAGAATTTCCCTTCTCTGTTAAGATTTTTTGACGACTAGGGTAGCGAGgaacattttcttcctgtttgataattttttccatTGGGTCACACATGGTTGATATTAAAAATGTGCACAATGTGTAATTCTAATCACAGAACTGTTTTTACAACATAAACATACATAGAACTGTTAATATCAGCAAAGTTCATGAgtcaaatttgttgaaaatgtacTTGAAATATCACTGAATTGTTACCACAATTGTGATATGCCCATGTAATCACAAAAAAAGCCTGCGTTTTATATATCTCAACAATGCACTATGCAAAAATTACACTGCATGAAAAACCCGTTTCGTTTTATCAAATTGACTTACTGTAACATGATAAATGCCCAATAAAATCACATGCAAATGATGGGCAATAATAATGATGGTGCAATGATATCTGATTTAGATGTATGTtaaatgtacatacaatgttCCTAAAAGTTTGCTAACAAAATGTTGACAATAAAAGTATGTCAAATATACACAAACATCACACATCTACTGTTAAATGTTGTACTTCAAGTCAATACAAAAAATCATAATGTGGGAAGCCTACAATGTTAATGTCTATAAGCAAAGAGGAAATAGCTGACTAATGGAGGGGTGCTGTTTTGATGATCACACTGCCCTGTAATTCTGCTCGGTGGACACAATGTGTCAAACATCAGGAATGGAACCGCAACTAGTTGTGGTGATGATGGATTTTTTACTGTGCTGTCCTGAATATggactttttaaatataaccCTTGCCTCGCCAGGTCCAAAAAACTCACAATAAACAGTTTACTTGTTTATTTAATGACGAGACATTAAAGggtaaaaaactgaaaaaacaaataaaaacaacaatcacaatatgctcattacaaaataaatgaataaatttcacaataaatTTCGCAATTGACAACATTTTGCATTCGAATTTCCTCTTCACCATGATCACAACGAAAAAATAGTAAACATTAGAAATTCACTGAAACATTTCTGAATTTAAGCAGAGCATACATTCACACAATATTATGATAAACTTACTCCATGGGGCCACAAAATCAAGTTGCAATTGAGCAATAACATAGGACGACCGAGTCGTGAGCCACCAGGCTGACGTTGGCTAAAcgtaaacaaaacataaaacatgaAACCGTCCCGAAACGGCACAAAATGATCCGGAAAGTGTCAGCACACCTTCACCAGTTGTAAGTACCGACAAAATTACTTGACCATACTCATTCCCAACATTAGTGGCCCACATAGCTGTCTTTGAACTTTCGCCTGCCAGTTTCTTAACGACCCTCTTGGTGGAATCCATTTTCAGAATGCATCCAAGCAAAGAGGTGATGTTTgattaccgtcttccttggaagacggtatgaagagttgaaataatttacagtctccgggctgtgcacttcctctcctttgtaattggtagaaaatacatgatgtgaaaatttacaattatttcattggttgatataCTGTTCGgcacaagggagataattttcagATGATAgtttttacgtacgacttaacaattttgatagatttcaaatcttaaaaagagAGAAAACGAAAGAACATTAAAAATGACTCTTAGTGAAATTCAGgctttcatttttctgttaacTAGTTAAAAGCAATATTCTGTAACATCGCTTGAAAtaatttgttcttttctttttgttttgattgtacaaatatatacaaaaaatgaaatttcaaaaggTATGGCTAATATCAGTAAACAAGTCTGTATATTAGAAACGGTGAAACTAATATCAGTAAAACTGAATGATACCGAATGCAGTTgtattaactttgattttactaCAGTGATACAACCCTTCCTAAGATCTCTTTTTACCTACTAcaattgatttcaaataaaaaattgttatagatagtttttaaatctctgaattttaaaactttgatgtAACAAATTACACgctgtaaataattttcaattttaagcaCGCACGCTTAAAAggcacatatttaaaaaaaagttcggcACGCTATTGCATGGAGAAGAAGGCGACATTcatataaaactaattaaattgTCTTTGATATCTTATTGCTGTTAAGAGTTTgttctaaagacggtaagcttttttaaaaagcttaactTGTTTCACTTCTTCAATCCGAAGCATTACATCCTGGGCATGTACTTGCATCAGCCAGCGACACTGAGGTACAGGAGCTAGGGTGGGTGGCTCCTCATGTCTTGGCGGCAAGATAAGTCCAGTTGCAGCTGCAAGTGAAAATCCTTGGCAGTCTGGCATGTACTGGATACATTTCTGTAACCAGACTTCACTGTGTTGCTCCTGAATATTTGCTCTTATCTTGCTGGCACTATTGCCGACCCCACGCTGTCTTAGAAGGCGAAAAATTTTAAGGTCACAAGCGTAACAGTAAAGATGcataaatgaatgaaaacaaatacatcaaaaaataaaaaaaataaaaatgaaatctttattttttcctttttcttatTTACCTTTTCCAGTTTGTCTACACACATACAGACATTAAGTCACTTGTCTGGAACCCCTATGGGTAACCACATATTGGTTCTTCTGTTCTTTGCCTCTATGATTTCCCTTTGACGCGGTACCAGACACACTGTTGAACTCATTGTCTTCAAGAAACTTTCTAAGTTTGTCGGGACATTGAATACGAAGAAAGGAGTCTCTAATATATGTCTCAATATATATCGGCATGTTAAAGCCAACGAAGAGGGGCGAAAACTTTGTTTTTGGTGGCATTGATAGCACGTGAATTGTTTCGTCTGACCCCGGCTCTGAATACATGGAGGGCGAGGCAATAAATAAAAACTACCTCAGACATAAATTTGTAGTTAGGGTAACGAACACCAAAGTACCACTGGTACAAGGCAAGTAATGAGGGAGGAAATGATTCTCTAGTGGCTTTTACATATGACACTAATGATTCTGATGTCATAGCTTCCATGAATACGGAAAGAGTTTGACAGCTTTTATGATGATCTAAACATTGAATAATAATAGCAATTGCAGGTATAATGTTAGAAATACTCATAATTTAAGTGAAGTGTGGCAATGATATATATCTTATCTTATGCAGTTTGTACCTTAAATAAAGTGCATACAAGTTTCCAGCGCGGTATCTTGACTACATGCTGTATAAATTACCTGTAAAAACTCGAAAggtatccaaaaattgaaagagGTGTGCCTGATTTGGATCGATCTGATTGGTCGTTTAACCTGTGACGTCATATCTACCATAAACTAAACTAGACAATCGTGAACAAAGGCGAAACAGCGTTAATTTTATCGTAATCATGACTGGAATCGACTTGAACCCCTACGAATTCCAATTTATAGTTCGACCTACAAGTTTGAGCCACATCGAGGACCAAACTAACCCCTGTCATCGTCAGAATCTTCAAGTGAGAGCGAGATTCTTACATCGACACTGTTGCGACTGATGAATGGTATGTATTGTTTCTTATTTATTCGGCAATGAAACTTAagaataatacatttacaaaaacCTCTCACtgacttaaacaaaaaaaaaatggttaaatGAATCAATGTAAAGGAGCTATTCTATATCCCAGTTTTAGCCCACATTTCGCAAAAATTCCCAATTGgaagttaaatttaatttcaaagtaCAATTAAAGatctatttaatatttaataagttCATGGTTGTATTTGTTTTGACAGTTATAAAACTGATCATTTACATGCTCAAGCGAGTTAATTACTTTAATTATACCAACCATGTGCGTAAAATAGATACCCTGATTGTATACTTATGGActaattataccccccgcaaacgaagtttgggggggtatataggaatcaccttgtccgtccgtccgtctgtctgttcgattcgtgtccggtccatatctttcttatggagaaaccttagaagttcttacttcacacaaagattgcttatgacctaagggtgtgtcattaccttgaaccaaggtcattcgggcaaggtcactggcagaaaaagtgcacaactcgtgtccggtccatatctttcttatggagaaacattagaagttcttacttcacccAAAGaatgcttatgacctaagggtgtgtcatgaccttgaaccaaggtcattcgggcaaggtcaagatCACCAACAGAAAAAGcccaaaattcgtgtccggtccatatctttcttatggagaaacattggaagttttaacttcacacaaagattgcttatgacctaagggtgtgtcatgaccttaacccaAGGTTATTCGGGCAAGGTAaaggtcactgacagaaaaaattgcaaaattcgtgtccggtccatatctttttaatggagaaacattcgaagttcttacttcacacaaaaattgcgtatgacctaagggtgtgtcatgaccttgaccttaggTCATAtggacaaggtcaaggtcaatggcagaaaaaagtgcaaaattcttgtccggtccatatctttcttatggagaaacattagaagttctcagttcacacaaagattgcttataagctaagggtttgtcatgaccttaacccaAGGTCGTTTGGGCAAGGCCAAGGTCACATGCAGAAAAGTATAAAACTCGTGTCCAGgccatatctttctaatggacaaatattggaagttctttgTTCACGTCTAGAATGCTTATAACCTGAGAgtatgtcatgaccttgaccaaaggtcaattgaggaagttcaaggtcattgttaaaaaaaattgggctcagtataccaaaaattcaaaaatgtttatattaagtggctgcttgacatgtggaattccgtttgattcgagtcatatttgttaacataaggatgcaaataTCCTCATGCtttaacagttaacttgaactaaaatggaatttaaagaatagaaattggtttgtgtactcatataagcattaacagttttaaaaaatagaacagttgttatttatagaaaatggacgatgaaataaattcattcaatattttctataatagaaaaaatacatgagttatgatttttcttagcggggggtatcaattgtgagcttgctcacagtacctctagttatatttgattaaacaaaaacGGGCAAGAAAATGAGCAGTTGGAAGTggctacaaagaaataaaattattacattccGCCTTTATTGTTTGTATGTGTTTTGAATATTGTTAATTGCTTTTATATAGTTAGGAATTAGTTGCAAAATTggacagaaaaaataattaccgAACTTTAACAACTGTAACGCAAAGTCAAACCAAGTCTTACAAATTGTTTAAAGAACATtgcaatttgtttaaaaaataataacattttgtgTAATATTTTGTCTCAACCATTTTactgttttcttaattttttttttacaatttttattttcaggtgCACCTGTAATAACTGCGTTGCTTTGCCTACTGCAACAGAGAAAAGATGCTGCCAGAGCTTTGCAGTTTGCCAGCCAGAACTGGATGAAGCCAGGATAACCTGCATCACAATGCATGAAGCCTTACAAGTCAACTGCTTGAACCACCACGTCCTTGAGCTCTCCTTCTACGAGTACCTAGATTACAATGGACCTATTGGAGATGAAGAACCAGTCCATGAGTAAGTTTGATATTTACTGATTGTCAGTATACAAGATATCTCTGTATAATTAATTGGTAAATGATAAGTAATATTTCCAAGAAAAATGTTCTATAATGATTTTACAACAAGAATCTATATTTGTTAAACTTATTCAATGTCATTGTGTTTTTTCAGACCCTATCGGTACATCGCTTATCGCAGATACACCAGATGGTTGTGGCATTGCCTGGGGAAAAAGACTAGGAAGATTATTTCCTCATGTGTAGTGAGTGCCATTCGCACCAGATTTCCATCTGACGAGTACACAGGATTTATGTATCTTAGAGACTACTGAGAAAAAAGAATTCATCGTAAAATACCACGAACGAAGAAATG
Above is a window of Crassostrea angulata isolate pt1a10 unplaced genomic scaffold, ASM2561291v2 HiC_scaffold_140, whole genome shotgun sequence DNA encoding:
- the LOC128169471 gene encoding uncharacterized protein LOC128169471 — encoded protein: MTMRTANPKDPEKAVDLIWQRLQERYGSPELVEAALKSKLDRFPLVSINDGKKLYDLADLLTEIAAIKEDPTYATLLSYFDSSSGILPVVKKLPMNLQEKWITRAAAYKRHSGLPHPPFKFFVEFIVEMSQIRNDPGLCVRERNKENIQRRVPVINRKTDVEVDSRERRKESLDPSKRCPIHPNDFHALNKCRTFRTKPMKERTDVLVKHGICFKCCNSAEHFSKNCYEKVACSVCASNSHPSALHIDYGRPQGGEQKENSETKKTVNNKCAQICGVIPGGKSCSKTILVKVYDRENPDNFVRTYALIDDQSNCSLAKSELFDLLGIKTETKNFKLETCSGVRNMTSRVAKNLLVTSLDDSTTHQLPPVIECDAVPDNRNEIATPDIAKRFPHLANIASHIPELDPQAKILLLIGRDMIIAHHVLDQRISHDAPYAQKLSLGWTIIGETCLNKAHLPATISVNKVYLHNDGRPSILLPCNSSLTVKAPPVDEDDMSSIFERTPNDDKPGPSQEDNIFLGIMESKFHRNSLGEWTAPLPFKPGRPRLPNNYSQAIKRARSLDTNLRKNPTKMDHALTFMEGILSKGHAEVAPSLESDDECWYLPIFAIYHPKKPNKIRMVFDSSASYEGISLNSVLLSGPDLTNNLLGVLLRFRKERTALMADIEQMFYCFRVSREHRNYLRFLWYRNNDPSDRLIEYRMTVHVFGNTPSPSVATYGLRQSVADHPDPEIREIVQRNFYVDDLLVSMPHDKQTVELIKKTQKALMEGGKLRLHKVASNSQEVMSAFEEEVRAKDLKCIDLRLDEAPLQKSLGLTWDLQADSFKVDVTMESKPFTKRGMLSTLNSLYDPFGFIGPVTLRGKMLFRKALDLSSDWDDPLTEFENEWRNWCDSLQDLSHISVPRSYTSSGLQNSSRVEVHVFCDASELAISAVAYLKVLYTEHAETGFLLGKSKLAPTHGHTVPRLELCAAVLASEIATIVTDNLDHKVDHTQFYSDSRIVLGYLYNTSRRFYTYVSNRVQKILKVAPANHWSYVQSEKNPADIGSRSIAARDLQGSKWIKGPDSLLKTQDCNEVFPLVDAENDSNVRPQLSSLKTVTKKPFGVERFDRFSTWNSLVNALSALRYRILKKHGVESDRFSSSFRRFAEVFIVRTIQQETFHQEISCFQSGRTISKDSSIINLDPYLDDDSILRVGGRLQAADIEHNLKNPCIIPRSHIGRLLISHHHDLVHHQGRHYTEGAVRSAGYWIVGCKKLVSSVIFNCVTCRKLRGRLEQQKMADLPSVRVRQSPPFTYVGVDMFGHWEIVTRKTRGGSANSKRWDIMFTCLSSRASHIEVVEDMSSSAFINALRRFISIRGKVAEFRSDRGTNFVGSTDALGIDAVNVEDQPLRKFLSKNGCCWIFNTPYSSHMGGVWERVIGLARRILDAILLKQPKRQLTHDVLVTLMAEVTAILNNRPLVPVSTDPSNPLILTPNMLLTQKTEADLPPFHELDVRDMYVSSWKQVQVLAQQFWKRWHNEYLQLLQQRRKWTDSKDNLRIDDVVLLREKEAHRNDWSMGVINRTFPDDDSKVRKIEVRTSRGGQLVHYVRPVTEVVLLVPHR